The Streptomyces sp. NBC_00569 genomic sequence GGTTTTCCCCACTTCCGCCCCGTACAGGGGACTACCACCCTCGCGTGCCCCCGCACACGCCTCCCAGGACGCCACCTCAGCAGCGAATTAACTGTTCATGGGGACCCCGACGGAGCTGGTAGGGTTCTACCCGTCGCCACGCCAGCCGCGGCGAACACGCCCCCGTAGCTCAGGGGATAGAGCAACGGCCTCCGGAGCCGTGTGCGCAGGTTCGAATCCTGCCGGGGGCACCTTGTATGAGGTGCCCAAAGACCCCGCCATCAGCGCTTTCGCTGAGGACGGGGTCTTCGTGTATCTACGGACGTGTGCAGCCGTATGCCGCCGGGCGCAGGGGCAGAGATTCGCGGTCTTCCGTTACCTCCCCAGCGCCAACCCACCGGGGCCGTCGCCGACGGGGATCGGGGCGCCAAGAGCCGTGTTGGTGTTCGTATCGATCGCCGAGACCGTGTCCGAGCCGCCGTTGGGCACGTAGGCGCCACCGCGGAGGGCGTCGGTGGTCACCGCGCCGGGGTCGTCGCCGACGGGGATCGGGCAGCCGAAAACCGTGTTGGTGTAGGTGTTGATCACCGAAAC encodes the following:
- a CDS encoding YncE family protein; translation: MTNSHSGTVSVINTYTNTVFGCPIPVGDDPGAVTTDALRGGAYVPNGGSDTVSAIDTNTNTALGAPIPVGDGPGGLALGR